The DNA window AATTTATTGTTTTAATTTTAATATTAATTTTTATTTCATTTTCTTTTGCGTTTGCTCAATCAGGCACACATTTAGTTCAAAGTGGAGATACGCTTTGGGCAATTGCTGTAAAATATCAAATTGGTATAAGTGAGTTAATTGCTGCAAATCCGCAGCTTAAAAATCCAAACCTTATTTATCCTGGTCAAAAGATAAATATACCAAGTATTGATGATATAAAATCTCTTGAAAATGAAGTAATTAGAATAACTAATATTGAAAGAACAAAAAGAGGTCTTATACCACTTAAAGCAAATTGGCAACTATCAAGGGTTGCAAGATATAAGTCGCAAGATATGGTAAATAAAAACTATTTTTCACACCAATCGCCTACTTATGGATCCCCATTTAATATGATGGAAAACTTTGGTCTGAAGTTCTCTTCAGCAGGTGAAAATATTGCATTTGGCCAAAGAAGCCCACAAGAAGTTGTAAATAGCTGGATGAATTCACCTGGGCACAGAGCAAATATTTTAAGCTCTTCATATACTGAAATAGGGGTTGGTGTCGCAAAAAAGAGTAATGGAACATTTTATTGGACTCAGATGTTTATAAGACCATAATTTAAGGGAGCTATCTAAATTAATTTTAGGTAGCTCCCAATATATTTTATATCATCTTAAAATAAGTGAAAGAATTATCATTGCAATAAATAATATTGCAACAATTAATGAAATAATCTGAATTGTTTTTTTACTCAATCTCATTTTTCTCACCCATCTATACTTGTATATCTTTAATTACTTGAATCTGTTCTCGTGCAAGATCTAAAATATTAGGATTTTGTCTAGCCTCCTTACTTGAGATAAGCATTGAAAACCACCTTTTTGATTGTTCGAAATTACCTATTCTTCTATATAGCTCAGCTATTAGATACATTATTGTTGCACTATCTAACTCATCAGAAACAGTTGAATTATCTTCATATACCTCAAGATAATTATTTAAAGCAAGGCTTAAATATTCAAGTTCATTTTTGGTATCATTAAGATATCTATATAACCAAGCAATTCGAAGAAGTATCCCTGCAACCTCAAATTTATTTATTTTAAATTTAGATATAGCAGATATTAGAGCTAACTTATAAAGTGAAATTGCATCAAGTTCAGTTCTTTCAAATGGAATATTTCTTTTCAACCATTTGGAGCATACCTTTTCTTTAATGCTTTCTATATCTTTATTTGTAATTTTATTAAAGTTCTTCGAA is part of the Caldicellulosiruptoraceae bacterium PP1 genome and encodes:
- the safA gene encoding SafA/ExsA family spore coat assembly protein; translation: MGVIFLKKFIVLILILIFISFSFAFAQSGTHLVQSGDTLWAIAVKYQIGISELIAANPQLKNPNLIYPGQKINIPSIDDIKSLENEVIRITNIERTKRGLIPLKANWQLSRVARYKSQDMVNKNYFSHQSPTYGSPFNMMENFGLKFSSAGENIAFGQRSPQEVVNSWMNSPGHRANILSSSYTEIGVGVAKKSNGTFYWTQMFIRP
- a CDS encoding DUF2225 domain-containing protein; the encoded protein is MDLYEKNWNCPVCNNNFKAPAVKSSAIKLDKKDTDFCLYYKGINPLFYDVIVCPNCGYSALSKNFNKITNKDIESIKEKVCSKWLKRNIPFERTELDAISLYKLALISAISKFKINKFEVAGILLRIAWLYRYLNDTKNELEYLSLALNNYLEVYEDNSTVSDELDSATIMYLIAELYRRIGNFEQSKRWFSMLISSKEARQNPNILDLAREQIQVIKDIQV